One Rosa chinensis cultivar Old Blush chromosome 3, RchiOBHm-V2, whole genome shotgun sequence DNA window includes the following coding sequences:
- the LOC112191972 gene encoding uncharacterized protein LOC112191972 isoform X3, which yields MEEKSKLEVTLIGEADPDASASSSSSSSAEQVAAMLHESESESEKKIESDDSEMVKKTESASSESEKGDIVVETEDGSESKTAVLGPPGPKMTSPLQFIPRVLSTELQRAAVLDKNDHTTEKSVKEDELKKKKMIRAIMEGALEESSFKCE from the exons ATGGAGGAGAAATCTAAGCTTGAGGTTACGTTGATCGGAGAAGCAGATCCAGATGCTAGCGCTTCCTCGTCTTCAAGCTCCTCTGCTGAACAGGTAGCAGCTATGCTGCACGAGAGTGAGAGCGAATCTGAGAAGAAGATCGAGTCCGATGACTCCGAAATGGTGAAGAAGACTGAGAGTGCCTCT AGCGAGTCCGAGAAGGGTGACATCGTCGTCGAGACTGAAGATGGCTCTGAGAGCAAGACTGCCGTGCTTGGTCCTCCCGGTCCCAAAATGACATCG CCTCTCCAATTCATTCCGAGGGTTTTGAGTACCGAACTGCAGAGGGCTGCTGTATTGGACAAGAATGATCATACGACAGAGAAGAGTGTGAAGGAAGATgagttaaagaaaaagaagatgattAGAGCAATCATGGAGGGCGCCCTAGAAGAGTCAAGTTTTAAATGTGAATGA
- the LOC112191972 gene encoding uncharacterized protein LOC112191972 isoform X2, with amino-acid sequence MEEKSKLEVTLIGEADPDASASSSSSSSAEQVAAMLHESESESEKKIESDDSEMVKKTESASQSESEKGDIVVETEDGSESKTAVLGPPGPKMTSPLQFIPRVLSTELQRAAVLDKNDHTTEKSVKEDELKKKKMIRAIMEGALEESSFKCE; translated from the exons ATGGAGGAGAAATCTAAGCTTGAGGTTACGTTGATCGGAGAAGCAGATCCAGATGCTAGCGCTTCCTCGTCTTCAAGCTCCTCTGCTGAACAGGTAGCAGCTATGCTGCACGAGAGTGAGAGCGAATCTGAGAAGAAGATCGAGTCCGATGACTCCGAAATGGTGAAGAAGACTGAGAGTGCCTCT CAGAGCGAGTCCGAGAAGGGTGACATCGTCGTCGAGACTGAAGATGGCTCTGAGAGCAAGACTGCCGTGCTTGGTCCTCCCGGTCCCAAAATGACATCG CCTCTCCAATTCATTCCGAGGGTTTTGAGTACCGAACTGCAGAGGGCTGCTGTATTGGACAAGAATGATCATACGACAGAGAAGAGTGTGAAGGAAGATgagttaaagaaaaagaagatgattAGAGCAATCATGGAGGGCGCCCTAGAAGAGTCAAGTTTTAAATGTGAATGA
- the LOC112191972 gene encoding uncharacterized protein LOC112191972 isoform X1, with protein MEEKSKLEVTLIGEADPDASASSSSSSSAEQVAAMLHESESESEKKIESDDSEMVKKTESASVSFLFSEPAIRFWFCRKLIRVWFCFAKQSESEKGDIVVETEDGSESKTAVLGPPGPKMTSPLQFIPRVLSTELQRAAVLDKNDHTTEKSVKEDELKKKKMIRAIMEGALEESSFKCE; from the exons ATGGAGGAGAAATCTAAGCTTGAGGTTACGTTGATCGGAGAAGCAGATCCAGATGCTAGCGCTTCCTCGTCTTCAAGCTCCTCTGCTGAACAGGTAGCAGCTATGCTGCACGAGAGTGAGAGCGAATCTGAGAAGAAGATCGAGTCCGATGACTCCGAAATGGTGAAGAAGACTGAGAGTGCCTCTGTAAGTTTTCTGTTTTCAGAGCCTGcaattaggttttggttttgtagaaaattgattcgtgtttggttttgtttcgcgAAGCAGAGCGAGTCCGAGAAGGGTGACATCGTCGTCGAGACTGAAGATGGCTCTGAGAGCAAGACTGCCGTGCTTGGTCCTCCCGGTCCCAAAATGACATCG CCTCTCCAATTCATTCCGAGGGTTTTGAGTACCGAACTGCAGAGGGCTGCTGTATTGGACAAGAATGATCATACGACAGAGAAGAGTGTGAAGGAAGATgagttaaagaaaaagaagatgattAGAGCAATCATGGAGGGCGCCCTAGAAGAGTCAAGTTTTAAATGTGAATGA